Proteins encoded in a region of the Benincasa hispida cultivar B227 chromosome 2, ASM972705v1, whole genome shotgun sequence genome:
- the LOC120070657 gene encoding uncharacterized protein LOC120070657, with protein sequence MPINSESTPPPLIGKIGPYTVFMTPPATPSPASQPQPVFESPKKVIQPPPVQPPPHQFDKSVSVAASPNGNASVSGFFRNAVSKVQNAHSSLDDHLARWFGLNQSKYQWALDDYYESKGMENGDMKAKEPSSKAQSV encoded by the exons ATGCCCATCAATAGCGAATCTACGCCGCCCCCTTTGATCGGAAAAATTGGGCCCTATACCGTCTTCATGACCCCACCGGCCACTCCTTCGCCGGCTTCTCAGCCGCAGCCGGTGTTTGAGTCTCCTAAGAAGGTCATTCAGCCGCCTCCGGTTCAGCCTCCGCCTCACCAGTTCGATAAGTCTGTTTCTGTTGCTGCTTCCCCTAATGGGAATGCGTCCGTCTCTGGATTCTTTAGAAATGCGGTCTCTAAAGTGCAGAATG CACATTCAAGCTTGGATGACCATTTGGCACGCTGGTTCGGGTTAAATCAATCTAAGTACCAGTGGGCACTAGATGATTATTACGAGAGCAAGGGAATG GAAAATGGGGACATGAAAGCAAAGGAACCATCGAGCAAAGCCCAGAGCGTGTAA
- the LOC120071723 gene encoding WD repeat-containing protein 75 isoform X2, with the protein MITGGKSYVSASPAFSNDAKRLLVCTANSVSIFSTSTGLQIAALEGHKALVTSVTVVPASSPASKILCFCWTTSLDGTIRYWDFSVPELMKTVDIRLPVYSMVIPSLLGQLLEKDVKSQDLFAYVSVENIQVKDQKPMPVRGQLLKCNLTKSRLAAGVILAETHQPEYITISSSGRFFGIRNKRKIHVWEVPKAAETETLGAKKITLHHTKDLTVLAFHPIQRIVAAGDVTGRILIWRGFGNRTFPVSGEEAGKKSFDSDEDKPGVRGNDDADSCSTRHWHPSEVIVLSFSSDGAYLYSGGKEGVLVVWQLDTEKKKFLPRIGSPLLYFTDSPDPLLASVSCADNQIHLLKMPSMVILKSISGIKLPCSFLDVCQGSNNGFAFNQNGGLVALRSENYSIQLYSLFDDCGICEVQICERNHQPVEELTVAVTVVALSLDGSLMSTAEVRRPEGGIGGFTCLKFWDSELENKRFSLSTVVYEPHRDAGISALTFHPNRHMAVSTSYGGDFKIWICNDGLQKVQGEKNSSWMCHSVGSYKKKSMTAATFSSDGSVLAIAAETVITLWDPEQNILVAVLGETFTPIVNLSFAGDSEFLVSVSQGSRPQLSVWSVSKLSISWSYKLHIEALACAVDMSSFAVLALIPESVQLQFSDSTFQGRDGVILHFNANDPVPQSTWSVRKAQGGGLAFLRSKKFYNSSDGKFGHPWLVYINGDHEYALFDLSGKEAQELSLTKRESYHALEETGGKSGYEAIYGELPEFDSKMDQTMSAPSIPSQRPWETIFSGSSHELPPLSKLCSAFLESLLERRTVTTK; encoded by the exons ATGATTACCGGCGGGAAGAGCTACGTTTCAGCTTCTCCAGCTTTCTCCAATGACGCCAAGCGGCTTCTCGTCTGCACCGCCAACTCTGTCTCCATTTTCAGTACCTCCACTGGCTTGCAG ATTGCTGCATTGGAGGGTCACAAGGCCTTGGTGACATCGGTCACCGTGGTGCCGGCGTCTAGTCCGGCAAGTAAGATCTTGTGCTTCTGTTGGACTACCTCACTCGATGGAACAATTCGCTATTGGGATTTCTCGGTGCCGGAGCTCATGAAGACCGTAGATATTCGGCTACCTGTTTACTCCATG GTCATCCCTTCTTTGTTAGGCCAACTGTtggagaaggatgtgaagtctCAGGATCTTTTTGCGTATGTGTCAGTGGAAAACATTCAAGTGAAGGATCAGAAACCAATGCCTGTGAGAGGACAACTCCTTAAATGTAACTTAACCAAGTCTCGCTTGGCAGCTGGGGTCATTTTGGCTGAG ACTCATCAACCTGAGTATATAACTATTAGCTCGTCAGGGAGGTTCTTTGGCATCCGAAATAAGCGCAAAATCCACGTATGGGAAGTGCCAAAAGCAGCAGAGACTGAAACTTTAGGGGCTAAAAAAATTACTCTGCATCACACAAAAGACTTGACGGTTCTTGCATTTCACCCAATCCAAAGAATAGTAGCTGCAGGTGATGTGACTGGGAGAATTTTAATATGGAGGGGGTTCGGTAATCGGACATTTCCTGTTTCCGGTGAAGAAGCTGGCAAAAAATCCTTTGACAGTGATGAAGATAAACCAGGAGTAAGAGGAAATGATGATGCTGATTCTTGCTCGACACGGCACTGGCATCCTTCTGAAGTGATTGTTCTATCTTTCTCCTCTGATGGGGCATATCTTTATTCAG gTGGGAAGGAGGGTGTCCTTGTGGTTTGGCAACTTGACACTGAGAAGAAAAAATTCCTGCCACGAATTGGGTCACCACTATTGTATTTTACTGATTCTCCAGACCCTCTGCTTGCATCT GTATCTTGTGCAGACAATCAAATTCATTTACTGAAAATGCCTTCTATGGTAATCTTGAAGTCCATATCTGGAATCAAG CTTCCTTGTTCGTTTTTGGATGTCTGTCAAGGCTCTAATAATGGATTTGCCTTCAATCAAAATGGTGGTCTAGTTGCCCTTCGTTCAGAAAACTATAGCATTCAACTGTACAGTCTGTTTGATGACTGTGGAATTTGTGAG GTTCAAATTTGTGAGAGGAACCATCAACCCGTCGAAGAGCTCACT GTTGCTGTTACTGTAGTGGCTCTCTCCCTAGATGGCTCTTTAATGAGTACTGCTGAAGTTAGACGTCCTGAGGGTGGTATTGGAGGTTTCACCTGTCTCAAGTTTTGGGACTCAGAGTTGGAAAACAAAAGGTTTAGTTTGTCAACCGTTGTATATGAGCCACACAG GGATGCTGGTATTTCTGCTCTCACTTTCCACCCTAATCGCCATATGGCTGTCAGTACATCATATGGTGGAGACTTTAAG atATGGATTTGCAATGATGGACTTCAGAAAGTTCAGGGAGAGAAAAATTCAAGTTGGATGTGCCATTCAGTTGGGTCTTACAA AAAGAAGTCGATGACTGCTGCCACGTTTTCTTCCGATGGTTCTGTTTTGGCCATTGCTGCAGAAACTGTCATTACATTATGGGACCCTGAGCAAAATATCCTCGTTGCCGTACTTGGAGAGACTTTTACG CCGATCGTGAATCTTTCCTTTGCGGGAGACTCTGAGTTCCTTGTATCTGTTTCACAAGGTTCAAGACCACAACTGTCTGTCTGGAGTGTGTCGAAACTATCAATATCTTGGTCATACAAACTTCATATAGAAG CTTTGGCCTGTGCTGTGGATATGTCTTCTTTTGCTGTACTTGCCCTTATCCCCGAATCTGTACAGTTGCAATTTAGTGACTCAACATTCCAAGGGAGAGATGGAGTGATATTGCATTTTAATGCCAATGATCCTGTTCCCCAGAGTACCTGGTCTGTTAGGAAG GCTCAGGGAGGGGGTCTTGCCTTTCTTCGATCCAAAAAATTTTACAATAGTTCAGATGGGAAATTTGGGCATCCTTGGCTTGTCTATATCAATGGTGACCACGAGTATGCTCTATTTGACCTATCTGGCAAAGAAGCACAAGAGCTTAGTTTGACCAAGCGGGAAAGTTATCACGCCCTTGAAGAAACAGGAG GGAAATCTGGATATGAAGCTATCTATGGCGAACTACCAGAATTTGACTCAAAGATGGACCAGACCATGTCTGCCCCATCTATTCCATCACAGAGGCCTTGGGAGACCATCTTCAGTGGCTCATCACATGAACTTCCACCTCTGAGTAAGCTTTGTTCAGCATTTTTAGAATCATTATTGGAGAGGAGGACCGTTACTACCAAGTAA
- the LOC120071723 gene encoding WD repeat-containing protein 75 isoform X1 yields MITGGKSYVSASPAFSNDAKRLLVCTANSVSIFSTSTGLQIAALEGHKALVTSVTVVPASSPASKILCFCWTTSLDGTIRYWDFSVPELMKTVDIRLPVYSMVIPSLLGQLLEKDVKSQDLFAYVSVENIQVKDQKPMPVRGQLLKCNLTKSRLAAGVILAETHQPEYITISSSGRFFGIRNKRKIHVWEVPKAAETETLGAKKITLHHTKDLTVLAFHPIQRIVAAGDVTGRILIWRGFGNRTFPVSGEEAGKKSFDSDEDKPGVRGNDDADSCSTRHWHPSEVIVLSFSSDGAYLYSGGKEGVLVVWQLDTEKKKFLPRIGSPLLYFTDSPDPLLASVSCADNQIHLLKMPSMVILKSISGIKLPCSFLDVCQGSNNGFAFNQNGGLVALRSENYSIQLYSLFDDCGICEQVQICERNHQPVEELTVAVTVVALSLDGSLMSTAEVRRPEGGIGGFTCLKFWDSELENKRFSLSTVVYEPHRDAGISALTFHPNRHMAVSTSYGGDFKIWICNDGLQKVQGEKNSSWMCHSVGSYKKKSMTAATFSSDGSVLAIAAETVITLWDPEQNILVAVLGETFTPIVNLSFAGDSEFLVSVSQGSRPQLSVWSVSKLSISWSYKLHIEALACAVDMSSFAVLALIPESVQLQFSDSTFQGRDGVILHFNANDPVPQSTWSVRKAQGGGLAFLRSKKFYNSSDGKFGHPWLVYINGDHEYALFDLSGKEAQELSLTKRESYHALEETGGKSGYEAIYGELPEFDSKMDQTMSAPSIPSQRPWETIFSGSSHELPPLSKLCSAFLESLLERRTVTTK; encoded by the exons ATGATTACCGGCGGGAAGAGCTACGTTTCAGCTTCTCCAGCTTTCTCCAATGACGCCAAGCGGCTTCTCGTCTGCACCGCCAACTCTGTCTCCATTTTCAGTACCTCCACTGGCTTGCAG ATTGCTGCATTGGAGGGTCACAAGGCCTTGGTGACATCGGTCACCGTGGTGCCGGCGTCTAGTCCGGCAAGTAAGATCTTGTGCTTCTGTTGGACTACCTCACTCGATGGAACAATTCGCTATTGGGATTTCTCGGTGCCGGAGCTCATGAAGACCGTAGATATTCGGCTACCTGTTTACTCCATG GTCATCCCTTCTTTGTTAGGCCAACTGTtggagaaggatgtgaagtctCAGGATCTTTTTGCGTATGTGTCAGTGGAAAACATTCAAGTGAAGGATCAGAAACCAATGCCTGTGAGAGGACAACTCCTTAAATGTAACTTAACCAAGTCTCGCTTGGCAGCTGGGGTCATTTTGGCTGAG ACTCATCAACCTGAGTATATAACTATTAGCTCGTCAGGGAGGTTCTTTGGCATCCGAAATAAGCGCAAAATCCACGTATGGGAAGTGCCAAAAGCAGCAGAGACTGAAACTTTAGGGGCTAAAAAAATTACTCTGCATCACACAAAAGACTTGACGGTTCTTGCATTTCACCCAATCCAAAGAATAGTAGCTGCAGGTGATGTGACTGGGAGAATTTTAATATGGAGGGGGTTCGGTAATCGGACATTTCCTGTTTCCGGTGAAGAAGCTGGCAAAAAATCCTTTGACAGTGATGAAGATAAACCAGGAGTAAGAGGAAATGATGATGCTGATTCTTGCTCGACACGGCACTGGCATCCTTCTGAAGTGATTGTTCTATCTTTCTCCTCTGATGGGGCATATCTTTATTCAG gTGGGAAGGAGGGTGTCCTTGTGGTTTGGCAACTTGACACTGAGAAGAAAAAATTCCTGCCACGAATTGGGTCACCACTATTGTATTTTACTGATTCTCCAGACCCTCTGCTTGCATCT GTATCTTGTGCAGACAATCAAATTCATTTACTGAAAATGCCTTCTATGGTAATCTTGAAGTCCATATCTGGAATCAAG CTTCCTTGTTCGTTTTTGGATGTCTGTCAAGGCTCTAATAATGGATTTGCCTTCAATCAAAATGGTGGTCTAGTTGCCCTTCGTTCAGAAAACTATAGCATTCAACTGTACAGTCTGTTTGATGACTGTGGAATTTGTGAG CAGGTTCAAATTTGTGAGAGGAACCATCAACCCGTCGAAGAGCTCACT GTTGCTGTTACTGTAGTGGCTCTCTCCCTAGATGGCTCTTTAATGAGTACTGCTGAAGTTAGACGTCCTGAGGGTGGTATTGGAGGTTTCACCTGTCTCAAGTTTTGGGACTCAGAGTTGGAAAACAAAAGGTTTAGTTTGTCAACCGTTGTATATGAGCCACACAG GGATGCTGGTATTTCTGCTCTCACTTTCCACCCTAATCGCCATATGGCTGTCAGTACATCATATGGTGGAGACTTTAAG atATGGATTTGCAATGATGGACTTCAGAAAGTTCAGGGAGAGAAAAATTCAAGTTGGATGTGCCATTCAGTTGGGTCTTACAA AAAGAAGTCGATGACTGCTGCCACGTTTTCTTCCGATGGTTCTGTTTTGGCCATTGCTGCAGAAACTGTCATTACATTATGGGACCCTGAGCAAAATATCCTCGTTGCCGTACTTGGAGAGACTTTTACG CCGATCGTGAATCTTTCCTTTGCGGGAGACTCTGAGTTCCTTGTATCTGTTTCACAAGGTTCAAGACCACAACTGTCTGTCTGGAGTGTGTCGAAACTATCAATATCTTGGTCATACAAACTTCATATAGAAG CTTTGGCCTGTGCTGTGGATATGTCTTCTTTTGCTGTACTTGCCCTTATCCCCGAATCTGTACAGTTGCAATTTAGTGACTCAACATTCCAAGGGAGAGATGGAGTGATATTGCATTTTAATGCCAATGATCCTGTTCCCCAGAGTACCTGGTCTGTTAGGAAG GCTCAGGGAGGGGGTCTTGCCTTTCTTCGATCCAAAAAATTTTACAATAGTTCAGATGGGAAATTTGGGCATCCTTGGCTTGTCTATATCAATGGTGACCACGAGTATGCTCTATTTGACCTATCTGGCAAAGAAGCACAAGAGCTTAGTTTGACCAAGCGGGAAAGTTATCACGCCCTTGAAGAAACAGGAG GGAAATCTGGATATGAAGCTATCTATGGCGAACTACCAGAATTTGACTCAAAGATGGACCAGACCATGTCTGCCCCATCTATTCCATCACAGAGGCCTTGGGAGACCATCTTCAGTGGCTCATCACATGAACTTCCACCTCTGAGTAAGCTTTGTTCAGCATTTTTAGAATCATTATTGGAGAGGAGGACCGTTACTACCAAGTAA
- the LOC120070808 gene encoding probable receptor-like serine/threonine-protein kinase At5g57670: MNSHHSLHTPQRMKYIRSNSFRRLFSLKRRSLGDESPNPDVSHNTDCFVSHHSPRPFWKCFSFQEVFEATDGFSSENLVGKGGYAEVYRGILSDGEEIAVKRLTKTSIDERKEKEFLTEIGTIGHVQHQNVLSLLGCCIDNGLYLIFHFSSRGSVASLLHDDNLGPIDWKTRFKIAIGTARGLHYLHKDCQRRIIHRDIKSSNILLTADFEPLISDFGLAKWLPTQWSHHSIAPIEGTFGHLAPEYYMHGIVDEKTDVFAFGVFLLEVISGRKPVDGSHQSLHSWAKPILNRGEYEKLVDPRLGGAYDITQLKRFSLAASLCIRESSLWRPTMTEVLDIMEDRYVDTERWKMPEEEAEEKDDFWGFEDLEYEWDSSFSIQSP; encoded by the exons aTGAACTCACACCATTCTCTTCATACTCCACAAAGAATGAAGTACATTAGAAGCAACAGCTTCAGACGCCTCTTCTCTCTTAAACGACGTAGTTTAGGAGACGAATCCCCAAACCCAGATGTCTCTCACAACACAGATTGCTTTGTTTCTCACCATTCTCCAAGACCCTTTTGGAAATGTTTCTCTTTTCAAGAAGTTTTTGAAGCCACCGATGGGTTCAGCTCAG AGAACTTAGTTGGAAAAGGAGGCTATGCAGAGGTCTATAGAGGAATTTTAAGCGATGGTGAAGAAATTGCAGTGAAAAGACTTACAAAAACCTCCATTGATGAGAGGAAAGAGAAGGAGTTTCTTACAGAAATTGGGACAATAGGACATGTTCAACACCAAAATGTTCTGTCTCTCTTAGGTTGTTGTATTGACAATGGCCTTTATCTcattttccatttctcttcaaGAGGTTCTGTGGCTTCTCTTCTTCAtg ATGATAATTTGGGTCCAATTGATTGGAAAACAAGGTTCAAAATAGCAATTGGAACAGCTAGAGGGCTTCATTATTTACACAAAGATTGCCAGAGAAGGATTATTCATAGAGATATTAAGTCTTCAAATATTCTATTAACTGCAGATTTTGAACCTCTG ATTTCAGATTTTGGGTTGGCTAAATGGCTCCCAACTCAGTGGTCTCATCATTCAATTGCTCCTATTGAAGGGACCTTTGG GCACTTGGCCCCAGAATACTATATGCATGGGATTGTAGATGAGAAAACAGATGTGTTTGCTTTTGGAGTGTTTCTTTTAGAAGTTATCTCTGGAAGAAAGCCTGTTGATGGGTCTCACCAAAGCTTACACAGCTGG GCCAAACCAATATTGAACCGGGGGGAGTATGAAAAGCTGGTAGATCCACGACTCGGGGGGGCCTACGACATTACACAGCTGAAAAGATTTTCCCTTGCAGCTTCTCTATGCATTCGAGAGTCTTCGTTGTGGCGACCCACCATGACCGAG GTACTCGACATTATGGAGGACCGGTATGTCGATACCGAGAGGTGGAAAATGCCAGAGGAAGAAGCAGAAGAGAAAGATGATTTCTGGGGGTTTGAGGACTTGGAATATGAATGGGACAGTTCCTTCTCTATTCAGTCCCCATAA
- the LOC120071982 gene encoding U4/U6.U5 small nuclear ribonucleoprotein 27 kDa protein, with the protein MVDRERDRDGDRDRDRDRDRDRDREYVGALQRCYAAGPQAVSYTHLDVYKRQQEDRERERERGRSKRSHTPDRARSRHTRSRTRSPDRHRSRSLSRTPEERSHRRRHRSPSPDHARKRHRRDLTADDERERQKAVSDFVDGIAKEQHKQKNNKDSVGGGEVVEEAMADEDEIEMMKKLGIPVGFDSTKGKPVPGADVSGVRVVTKRQPRQYMNRRGGFNRPLPAERTR; encoded by the coding sequence ATGGTCGACCGTGAGCGAGATAGAGATGGAGATAGAGATAGAGATAGAGATAGAGACAGAGACAGAGACAGAGAGTATgttggagcgttgcaacgctgttacGCAGCTGGCCCtcaagctgtctcttatacacatctagatgtgtataagagacagcaagaAGATCGTGAACGTGAAAGGGAGCGTGGTCGGAGTAAAAGGTCACACACTCCCGACCGCGCCAGATCCCGCCACACACGCTCTCGCACCCGCTCACCGGACCGGCACCGTTCGCGGTCTCTTTCTCGTACCCCTGAGGAACGCTCACATCGCCGCCGCCATCGTTCGCCCTCCCCGGATCATGCTCGGAAGCGTCATCGACGGGATTTGACTGCCGACGATGAAAGGGAGCGGCAGAAAGCAGTTTCTGACTTCGTTGATGGCATTGCGAAGGAGCAGCACAAGCAGAAGAATAATAAAGATAGCGTTGGTGGCGGAGAAGTAGTGGAGGAGGCCATGGCTGACGAGGATGAAATTGAAATGATGAAGAAATTAGGTATTCCCGTGGGTTTCGATTCGACCAAGGGCAAACCTGTCCCAGGTGCTGATGTGAGTGGCGTTAGGGTAGTTACCAAGAGACAGCCTAGGCAGTACATGAATCGTCGTGGCGGGTTCAACCGGCCGTTGCCGGCCGAGCGGACCCGGTAG
- the LOC120070988 gene encoding VIN3-like protein 2 — protein sequence MMSMEEKRNLVYEISDQPHASELLQSWSRHEILEILCAEMGKERKYTGLTKLKIIENLLKIVGEKKSGSTEDVTDLDSQSSPCLSPKITKRQRKIDQSAGVPVPVNHIPISNTRNDSNIAVYCRNSACKATLNQDDIFCKRCSCCICYQYDDNKDPSLWLSCSSDPPFQDTSCGMSCHLECALKHEKSGIPRGQQTGIEGTFCCVSCGKVNDLLGCLRKQLMKAKETRRVDILCYRISLSKKLLGEGEKYQDVYQIVDEAVKKLEAEVGPLTGVPVGTGRGIVNRLSSGPEVQKLCTIAIDTLDFLLSTKILHQLPSSMIQVSNLVATNFLRFEDVDATFVTVVVGTEDVSSGKTAGYRLWHRKACETNYPIEPTCTLSQPNLRFVVRGLTPSSEYYFKAISFDGTGDLGMCEVQVSTATAREDDTSCLVIERSQSPVTNFSELSNPSSVEDETNNVLPCSDQNDCQTERYLSYCKDSNKSITANLSEDAINCTTVSGGGTTKDSVSLLDEEHVTRKSGTLPAANVSKLEDRHSSEVHIIEDTSINNGSNTAIQKGSKCTPFVSSSEAGLPVTPCKMEILKDVLGRSGRSKSSAKDRDNGSGREELRHGSTSKKRSVERQDADCTANGISDKDFEYYVKLIRWLECEGHVEKNFRQKFLTWYSLRATTQEVRIVKAFVDNFIEDPSALAEQLVDTFSECISSKKTCAVPAGFCMKLWH from the exons ATGATGAGTATGGAGGAGAAAAGGAATTTGGTATATGAAATATCAGATCAGCCACATGCTTCTGAACTGCTTCAGTCCTGGAGTCGACATGAGATTTTAGAGATCCTGTGTGCAGAGATGGGAAAAGAGAGGAAATATACTGGATTAACAAAACTGAAAATAATTGAGAACCTTCTGAAAATTGTTGGTGAAAAGAAATCAGGGTCAACTGAGGATGTAACAGACCTCGACAGTCAGTCTTCTCCTTGTCTTTCCCCAAAGATTACTAAAAGGCAAAGAAAAATTGATCAGTCAGCAGGGGTACCTGTTCCTGTGAACCATATTCCAATCAGTAACACTAGGAATGACTCAAATATTGCAGTGTACTGCAGAAATTCGGCATGCAAAGCTACCTTAAATCAAGATGATATATTTTGCAAGAGGTGTTCATGCTGCATCTGTTATCAGTATGACGATAATAAGGATCCTAGTCTATGGTTAAGTTGCAGCTCTGATCCACCATTTCAAGACACTTCATGCGGTATGTCGTGCCATCTTGAATGTGCATTGAAACATGAAAAATCCGGGATTCCCAGAGGACAGCAGACTGGAATTGAAGGGACTTTTTGTTGTGTATCTTGTGGAAAAGTCAATGACTTGCTTGG GTGTTTGAGGAAACAATTGATGAAGGCAAAGGAAACCAGAAGGGTGGATATACTATGTTACCGCATCTCTTTAAGCAAAAAACTTTTGGGTGAAGGTGAAAAGTATCAAGACGTTTATCAGATTGTGGATGAGGCTGTGAAGAAACTTGAAGCTGAAGTGGGTCCCTTGACTGGTGTACCGGTTGGTACGGGCAGAGGAATAGTGAACAGGCTTTCTTCAGGACCAGAGGTTCAGAAACTCTGCACGATAGCCATTGATACACTGGACTTCTTGCTCTCCACGAAGATCTTACATCAGTTGCCCAGTTCCATGATACAAG TTTCTAATTTGGTAGCTACAAACTTCTTAAGGTTTGAAGATGTTGATGCAACATTTGTTACGGTGGTCGTGGGCACTGAAGATGTTTCTTCTGGAAAAACTGCTGGTTACAGGCTATGGCATCGAAAGGCATGTGAAACAAATTACCCTATTGAACCAACTTGCACCTTGTCTCAACCCAATTTGAGGTTTGTCGTCCGAGGACTAACCCCATCTTCAGAATATTATTTCAAAGCCATTTCCTTTGATGGGACAGGAGATTTAGGGATGTGTGAAGTTCAAGTCTCAACTGCCACTGCTCGGGAGGACGACACAAGTTGCTTggtgattgaaagaagtcagaGTCCTGTGACCAACTTCAGTGAGCTCTCTAATCCTTCTTCAGTAGAAGATGAAACTAACAATGTATTGCCCTGTAGCGACCAGAACGATTGTCAAACAGAGAGATATCTTTCTTATTGCAAGGATTCTAACAAGTCCATCACTGCTAACCTGTCTGAGGATGCAATAAACTGCACCACTGTCAGTGGAGGGGGAACAACAAAAGATTCTGTTTCTTTGTTGGATGAGGAACACGTTACAAGAAAAAGCGGCACGCTACCTGCTGCCAATGTTTCAAAACTTGAAGACAGACATTCTTCAGAGGTCCATATtattgaagatacaagcatcaATAACGGGTCAAATACCGCCATTCAAAAAGGGAGTAAATGCACACCATTTGTTAGCAGCTCTGAGGCTGGATTGCCAGTTACTCCTTGCAAGATGGAAATACTCAAGGATGTTCTTGGAAGGAGTGGCCGATCAAAGTCCAGTGCCAAGGATCGAGATAATGGCTCGGGAAGAGAGGAACTCCGACATGGCAGCACATCTAAGAAGAGAAGTGTGGAGAGGCAAGATGCGGATTGTACGGCAAATGGTATTTCAGATAAGGATTTTGAGTATTATGTAAAATTGATTAGATGGCTAGAATGTGAAGGACACGTAGAGAAGAACTTCAGACAAAAATTCTTAACTTGGTACAGCCTGAGAGCCACGACACAAGAAGTTAGGATTGTGAAGGCCTTTGTTGATAACTTCATTGAAGATCCATCAGCTCTTGCAGAGCAACTTGTGGATACCTTTTCAGAATGCATTTCAAGCAAGAAAACATGTGCTGTGCCCGCTGGATTTTGTATGAAGCTTTGGCATTGA